One window of Thalassovita mediterranea genomic DNA carries:
- the phaC gene encoding class I poly(R)-hydroxyalkanoic acid synthase, protein MSDPEHRTLNAILADQSPEQLQAIGQALAEAAIESQALLNEVLATANPGEGLTSNPDPFGVGNTYGRLGQSLASNPQALLDANLELWTGWISLWKDFTLGQISDAKDKRFSDPEWSSNPAFEFMRKAYELNSSWMMSLLEAAPDLSPSDKRKAQFYTRQTIDALSPTNFFATNPAALRAMLKTGGQSLVDGLRNARADIAKGGGRLSISQSDETPFEIGKNIATAPGKVVFRNKLIELLRFEPSTEDVYERPLLIFPPWINKYYIMDLREENSLIRWLVDKGLTVFVVSWRSADAVTRDFTWDDYIEHGAFAAMNEALAQTGAGKLNAIGYCIGGSLLTGALGHMAKTGDERVASATFFASQSDFSDAGDLMVFTDPESLGSIDSVIDENNGIMPGEMMGQTFNWLRPVDLVWRYVVDNYMMGKKPRPFDLLFWNADQTNIPGETHRTYLKNLYGKNELSQGRFKIFGEPVSMGDISIPVTIQASREDHICPWHSIYRGAQKYGGDVNFILAGSGHIAGVINHPSAEKYQHWTNEGLAKTPEAWLSGAEETKGSWWPTWWEWLEPKAGDLQPAEPVEDKGLGDAPGTYVKMRLSDIAQGKMPATEYSTPSKPDRPAPKPKPAAKKASSPKPKPAAAKAKSSSTTSTKSKAGAKKPAKKTASQGKSGRSASSPKA, encoded by the coding sequence ATGAGCGATCCAGAACACCGCACACTGAATGCGATCCTCGCTGATCAATCACCTGAGCAGTTACAGGCGATCGGGCAGGCCCTTGCCGAAGCCGCGATCGAGTCGCAGGCGCTGCTCAATGAAGTGCTTGCGACAGCGAACCCCGGCGAAGGGCTTACGTCAAACCCAGACCCATTCGGTGTCGGCAACACCTACGGCCGCCTCGGACAGTCGCTGGCGAGCAATCCGCAGGCCTTGCTCGACGCAAATCTGGAGCTCTGGACCGGCTGGATCAGCCTCTGGAAGGATTTCACGCTCGGTCAGATCAGCGATGCGAAGGACAAGCGCTTCTCTGACCCCGAATGGTCGTCCAACCCGGCATTCGAGTTCATGCGCAAGGCGTATGAGCTGAACTCATCCTGGATGATGTCGCTGCTGGAGGCCGCGCCTGATCTTTCGCCAAGCGACAAGCGCAAGGCCCAGTTCTACACGCGCCAGACAATAGACGCGCTGTCCCCGACCAATTTCTTCGCGACCAATCCTGCAGCCCTGCGCGCCATGTTGAAAACGGGCGGGCAGAGCCTCGTTGACGGCTTGCGGAATGCCCGCGCTGATATCGCCAAAGGTGGCGGCCGCCTGTCGATCAGCCAGTCGGATGAAACGCCATTTGAGATCGGCAAGAATATCGCAACCGCCCCCGGCAAGGTCGTGTTCCGTAACAAGCTGATCGAGCTACTTCGGTTCGAACCATCCACCGAGGATGTTTATGAGCGCCCGCTGCTCATCTTCCCGCCCTGGATCAACAAATACTACATCATGGACCTGCGCGAGGAGAACTCGCTGATCCGCTGGCTCGTCGACAAGGGCCTGACCGTCTTCGTGGTCTCGTGGCGGTCTGCGGATGCCGTGACGCGTGATTTTACGTGGGATGACTATATCGAACACGGAGCGTTCGCGGCGATGAACGAAGCCCTCGCCCAAACCGGTGCGGGCAAGCTTAACGCCATTGGCTATTGTATCGGTGGCTCGCTTCTCACCGGGGCGCTTGGCCACATGGCGAAGACGGGCGACGAGCGCGTCGCATCGGCCACCTTCTTTGCGTCGCAATCAGACTTCTCCGATGCAGGCGACCTGATGGTGTTCACCGATCCGGAGTCACTCGGCAGCATCGATTCCGTCATCGACGAGAATAATGGCATCATGCCGGGCGAGATGATGGGCCAGACTTTCAACTGGCTGCGCCCTGTCGACCTCGTCTGGCGCTACGTTGTCGACAATTACATGATGGGCAAGAAGCCTCGCCCGTTTGACCTTCTGTTCTGGAACGCGGATCAAACGAATATTCCGGGCGAGACGCATCGTACCTATCTGAAAAACCTGTATGGAAAGAATGAGCTATCCCAAGGACGTTTCAAAATCTTCGGTGAGCCTGTTTCCATGGGGGACATCTCTATTCCCGTCACCATTCAGGCGAGCCGCGAAGACCATATCTGTCCGTGGCACTCCATCTATCGCGGTGCCCAGAAGTATGGCGGCGACGTAAATTTCATCCTGGCCGGGTCGGGCCACATCGCTGGCGTGATCAACCATCCGAGCGCCGAGAAGTACCAGCACTGGACAAATGAGGGCTTGGCGAAGACGCCAGAGGCCTGGCTGTCTGGAGCCGAAGAGACCAAGGGCTCATGGTGGCCGACTTGGTGGGAATGGCTTGAGCCTAAGGCGGGCGACCTTCAACCAGCTGAGCCAGTTGAAGACAAGGGGCTGGGCGACGCACCCGGCACCTATGTGAAGATGCGCCTCTCTGACATCGCGCAGGGCAAGATGCCCGCGACCGAGTATTCGACGCCTTCCAAGCCTGACCGCCCGGCCCCAAAGCCGAAGCCGGCCGCCAAAAAGGCGTCTTCGCCTAAGCCCAAACCGGCTGCCGCCAAGGCAAAAAGCAGCTCTACGACTTCGACGAAGTCAAAGGCGGGCGCGAAGAAGCCGGCCAAGAAAACTGCGTCTCAAGGGAAGAGTGGCAGAAGTGCGTCGAGCCCCAAGGCCTGA
- the argC gene encoding N-acetyl-gamma-glutamyl-phosphate reductase — translation MTDQPLKAAILGASGYTGAETVRLLRNHPSVTPVAATGNALAGKTLSDIFPHLRGKYDLDVIKAEDVDWDGIDVAFGCLPHGTSQDLIETLPSHVKVVDLSSDYRFRDAVAYSKAYGREHIAPDRTAIAIYGLSEHAGDAMKGADLVACPGCYPTAILMVLLPLMSPMIIDRDAIIIDAKSGATGAGRGLKEGNLFSEVTEGLHAYGVGTHRHTPEIEQELNLRAGLNDIEVTFTPHLIPMARGEHVTCHLRGDVDSVHAALSAAYADQPFVSVLPLGSPPPDTRHVRGTNDCRIAVFPDSAKGRVIVIAVIDNLVKGSSGQAIQNLNLMMGWDQALGLDALLPLFP, via the coding sequence ATGACCGATCAACCGTTGAAAGCCGCTATTCTGGGCGCGTCCGGTTATACCGGCGCTGAGACCGTCCGACTCCTGCGCAATCACCCGTCTGTCACGCCCGTCGCTGCCACGGGGAACGCGCTCGCTGGCAAGACACTGTCGGATATTTTCCCGCACCTTCGCGGCAAGTACGACCTCGACGTCATCAAGGCTGAGGATGTTGATTGGGACGGCATTGACGTCGCATTCGGCTGCCTGCCGCATGGGACAAGCCAGGACCTGATCGAGACGCTGCCATCCCATGTTAAGGTCGTCGATCTCTCGTCAGACTACCGGTTTCGCGATGCAGTGGCCTATTCTAAGGCGTATGGCCGCGAGCATATCGCGCCCGATCGTACGGCAATTGCAATTTACGGCCTTAGCGAACACGCTGGCGATGCCATGAAAGGCGCAGATCTTGTCGCCTGTCCGGGTTGCTATCCGACGGCGATTCTCATGGTTCTGCTGCCGCTAATGAGTCCTATGATTATTGATCGTGATGCGATCATTATCGACGCCAAGTCCGGTGCGACCGGGGCAGGGCGGGGTCTGAAAGAAGGCAACCTCTTCAGCGAAGTCACCGAGGGCTTGCACGCGTACGGAGTCGGCACCCATCGGCATACGCCGGAGATTGAGCAGGAGCTTAATCTGCGGGCAGGCCTCAATGACATCGAAGTGACGTTCACGCCCCACCTGATCCCGATGGCACGAGGTGAACACGTTACCTGCCATCTGCGCGGAGACGTCGATTCGGTCCATGCAGCTCTGTCGGCGGCCTATGCAGATCAGCCTTTTGTCAGCGTGTTGCCGCTCGGATCACCGCCGCCGGATACGCGTCATGTGCGCGGGACGAATGATTGCCGGATTGCCGTTTTCCCTGACAGCGCAAAAGGCCGTGTGATTGTGATCGCGGTCATCGACAACCTCGTCAAAGGGTCCAGCGGTCAGGCCATCCAGAACCTCAACCTTATGATGGGATGGGATCAGGCCTTGGGGCTCGACGCACTTCTGCCACTCTTCCCTTGA
- the rpsI gene encoding 30S ribosomal protein S9: MSDTANSLEDLKTVTSGEAATETVVTAEPKIDEFGRSYGTGRRKSATARVWLKPGTGKITVNGKDQEQYFARPVLRMVIEQPLIETDRRTEFDVICTVKGSGLSGQAGAVRHGIARALVNYEPGLRSVLKPFGFLTRDPRTVERKKYGRAKARRSFQFSKR; the protein is encoded by the coding sequence ATGTCCGATACCGCCAATTCTCTTGAAGACCTGAAAACCGTCACTAGCGGCGAAGCTGCAACCGAGACGGTTGTCACTGCAGAGCCAAAGATCGACGAGTTCGGCCGCTCTTACGGCACCGGCCGCCGCAAGTCCGCAACGGCTCGCGTCTGGCTGAAGCCAGGCACCGGCAAGATCACCGTCAACGGCAAGGACCAGGAGCAGTATTTCGCTCGTCCGGTTCTGCGCATGGTGATCGAACAGCCGCTGATTGAAACCGATCGCCGCACCGAGTTCGACGTGATCTGCACCGTAAAGGGCTCTGGCCTTTCCGGTCAGGCTGGCGCTGTGCGTCACGGCATTGCCCGCGCACTCGTGAACTACGAGCCAGGCCTGCGTTCGGTTCTCAAGCCATTCGGCTTCCTGACCCGCGACCCGCGTACGGTTGAGCGTAAGAAGTATGGCCGTGCAAAAGCACGCCGCAGCTTCCAGTTCTCGAAGCGCTAG
- the rplM gene encoding 50S ribosomal protein L13 has translation MKTYNAPADVENKWIVIDATDVVVGRLASYVAKRLRGKHRADYTPHIDTGDHIVVINAEKARFTGNKLRDKTYYRHTGYPGGIKQTTAEKILGGRFPERAIELAVKRMMPGESPLARQQFSKLRVYAGSEHPHEAQKPETVDFASMNVKNLRDD, from the coding sequence ATGAAGACTTATAACGCACCAGCTGACGTGGAGAACAAGTGGATCGTTATCGACGCAACTGATGTTGTGGTCGGTCGCCTTGCTTCATATGTCGCCAAACGCCTGCGCGGCAAGCACCGCGCTGATTACACTCCGCACATCGATACGGGCGACCATATCGTTGTGATCAATGCGGAAAAGGCTCGCTTCACCGGCAACAAGCTGCGTGACAAGACCTATTACCGTCACACCGGATACCCAGGCGGCATTAAGCAGACCACGGCAGAGAAGATCCTCGGCGGTCGCTTCCCAGAGCGCGCGATTGAGCTCGCTGTGAAGCGCATGATGCCGGGTGAAAGCCCGCTCGCCCGCCAGCAATTCTCCAAGCTTCGCGTCTATGCAGGGTCTGAGCACCCGCATGAGGCCCAGAAGCCGGAAACCGTCGATTTCGCATCGATGAACGTCAAGAATCTGAGAGACGACTGA
- a CDS encoding COX15/CtaA family protein, protein MTQMAKSPLADKWIRRWLVVIALMVYAMILIGGMTRLTDSGLSITEWDVISGSLPPLNQQDWAEEFAKYQQTTEFQQQNYNMTLAEFEYIYWWEWGHRLFGRLIGLFAVGGLVFFLARKWIGRALTTRLIILIALGGLQGAIGWWMVSSGIGETDRLDVAPYRLMTHFVLALVIIGYTVWLWLDLGRTSRITASRLLSSLSIVLLALVSIQMASGALVAGLDAGRTYTDWPLMDGAFVPASYIQDGLGIRSLFEGLAATQFNHRLLAYVLWGAALGGAVLAWGKPAAKPFALLATLITAQAAWGIYTLVSGAPLKLAIVHQALGVIVFIAAVRLVWITRSASEPQSATS, encoded by the coding sequence ATGACACAAATGGCAAAGTCCCCGCTTGCAGACAAATGGATCCGGCGCTGGCTCGTCGTTATCGCGCTGATGGTCTATGCGATGATCCTGATCGGAGGCATGACGCGCCTTACCGATTCAGGTCTCTCAATCACCGAATGGGACGTGATTAGCGGATCTCTCCCGCCACTCAACCAGCAGGACTGGGCGGAAGAGTTCGCGAAGTACCAGCAGACCACCGAATTCCAGCAGCAGAACTACAATATGACGCTGGCGGAGTTTGAGTACATCTACTGGTGGGAGTGGGGGCACCGTCTCTTCGGGCGGCTCATCGGCCTTTTTGCTGTCGGTGGTCTCGTTTTCTTTCTGGCCCGCAAGTGGATCGGCCGGGCGCTCACCACGCGCCTCATCATTCTGATTGCGCTTGGCGGCCTGCAGGGTGCGATTGGCTGGTGGATGGTGTCCAGCGGGATTGGTGAAACAGACCGTCTGGATGTCGCGCCGTACAGGTTGATGACACACTTCGTTCTGGCGCTCGTCATCATTGGTTACACGGTCTGGCTATGGCTGGATCTTGGCCGCACGAGCCGCATCACCGCTTCCCGGCTTCTTTCTTCACTGTCGATCGTGCTGCTCGCCCTGGTTTCGATCCAGATGGCATCAGGCGCCCTCGTAGCAGGCCTTGATGCCGGGCGCACCTATACTGACTGGCCACTCATGGACGGCGCCTTCGTGCCCGCTTCATATATTCAGGACGGTCTTGGCATCCGCAGCCTGTTCGAAGGGCTGGCGGCGACCCAGTTCAATCACCGGTTGCTCGCCTATGTCCTCTGGGGCGCGGCGCTGGGCGGGGCAGTCCTTGCCTGGGGCAAGCCTGCCGCCAAACCCTTTGCCTTGCTTGCCACCTTGATCACGGCTCAGGCCGCTTGGGGCATCTACACACTCGTCAGCGGCGCACCGCTAAAGCTTGCCATCGTCCATCAGGCGCTCGGCGTGATCGTGTTCATCGCCGCCGTGCGCCTTGTCTGGATCACTCGGTCGGCGTCGGAACCTCAATCGGCGACATCGTAA
- a CDS encoding DUF2842 domain-containing protein has protein sequence MRKPLAAIAILAIIAIWIFLVGTIGSRMTDWPFWLELPFYIIAGVAWILPVRPVLRWMNSAEPSQD, from the coding sequence ATGCGCAAACCGCTCGCGGCCATCGCAATCCTTGCCATCATTGCAATCTGGATCTTTCTGGTCGGGACAATCGGCAGCCGTATGACAGATTGGCCGTTCTGGCTCGAACTGCCATTTTACATCATTGCAGGCGTCGCCTGGATCCTGCCTGTGCGGCCGGTCCTGCGCTGGATGAACAGCGCAGAGCCAAGCCAGGACTAG
- a CDS encoding ABC transporter ATP-binding protein/permease: MTAPTFSQPDRDRIESADGGLGSAIVKILKLLARPEMKKWRPIMVVAIILTLGAAVLEVVSPIILGDAINRVAGEDGVEAAPLAIAIGWIALAIGLRFLAAALPQARDALFSPVSQDAQRIACVDAFGHAQSLSLGFHQTRRSGALNRVIERGASAIDYLIRFLAFNIGPTFVRLALASIALGAAYDYRLALIAVVTIILYVIATVIITEWRVRQRRRMNKADTELRAVSIDTLTNFETVKAFAAEKRETGRYDTAMRRYNKRYVEAVRSMYLLNGVQAFIMNAGLLAVLALSAWNYSQGTMQIGDLTAVMLVLLSLYAPLNILGWAWREIKQGAVDLEKLHGLLAMVPEVQDRAKAVELDKPEGAVSFEDVSFTHDARTVGVADISFDVAPGRKIAFVGTSGAGKSTLLKLLFRFYDVQTGSVRIDGTDVRDMTQASLRQALGLVPQDVVLFNDTIAANIAYANPDASIEALEDAARRAQLLPFIEALPDGWQTEVGERGLKLSGGEKQRVGIARVILADPAVLVLDEATSALDSATEAAVQDALDEASRGRTTLMVAHRLSTVQNADEIVVLEQGRILERGTHGELLRSDGKYAQMWAHQVARDRLATAAE; encoded by the coding sequence ATGACCGCACCCACTTTTTCGCAGCCAGACCGCGACCGGATCGAGAGCGCCGATGGCGGTCTTGGTAGCGCGATCGTCAAGATCCTGAAACTCCTCGCCCGTCCGGAGATGAAGAAGTGGCGACCCATCATGGTGGTCGCCATTATCCTGACGCTTGGCGCAGCCGTGCTGGAAGTTGTCTCGCCCATCATCCTCGGCGATGCGATCAACCGGGTTGCGGGGGAAGACGGCGTGGAGGCTGCCCCGCTTGCAATTGCCATAGGCTGGATCGCGCTTGCGATCGGACTTCGCTTTCTGGCGGCCGCGCTACCGCAGGCGCGTGACGCGCTGTTCAGCCCGGTCAGCCAGGATGCTCAGCGCATCGCCTGCGTCGACGCCTTTGGTCACGCGCAATCGCTTTCCCTCGGCTTCCATCAGACGCGCCGCTCTGGCGCGCTTAACCGCGTCATTGAGCGGGGCGCGAGCGCGATCGATTACCTGATCCGCTTTCTCGCCTTCAATATCGGCCCGACTTTCGTCCGTCTCGCGCTCGCCTCCATCGCGCTTGGCGCGGCATATGACTATCGGCTCGCGCTGATCGCCGTCGTCACGATCATTCTCTACGTCATCGCGACTGTTATCATTACCGAATGGCGCGTGCGGCAGCGTCGGCGCATGAACAAGGCGGATACCGAGCTTCGCGCCGTCTCAATCGACACGCTGACAAACTTCGAAACGGTGAAAGCCTTCGCTGCCGAAAAGCGTGAGACAGGCCGCTATGACACCGCCATGCGTCGCTACAACAAGCGCTACGTTGAAGCGGTCCGCAGCATGTACCTGCTGAACGGCGTGCAGGCCTTCATCATGAATGCAGGCCTCTTGGCCGTGCTGGCGCTTTCAGCTTGGAATTACAGCCAGGGCACGATGCAGATTGGTGACCTCACCGCAGTCATGCTCGTCCTGCTCAGCCTCTATGCCCCGCTCAATATCCTCGGTTGGGCCTGGCGCGAGATCAAACAGGGCGCTGTCGATCTCGAAAAGCTTCACGGTCTTCTCGCCATGGTCCCTGAAGTACAGGACAGGGCAAAGGCGGTAGAGCTCGACAAGCCAGAAGGCGCGGTGAGCTTCGAAGACGTCAGCTTCACGCACGATGCCCGAACGGTTGGCGTCGCCGATATCAGCTTCGACGTCGCACCGGGGCGTAAGATCGCCTTTGTCGGCACATCCGGTGCAGGCAAATCGACACTGCTAAAGCTTCTCTTCCGCTTTTACGATGTACAGACTGGCAGCGTGCGCATCGACGGCACAGACGTTCGCGACATGACGCAGGCATCTCTGCGACAGGCGCTGGGCCTCGTCCCGCAGGATGTCGTCCTGTTCAACGACACGATCGCCGCAAACATCGCCTACGCCAATCCGGACGCTTCCATCGAAGCGCTCGAGGACGCCGCACGCCGTGCACAACTTCTGCCATTCATCGAAGCGCTGCCGGATGGCTGGCAGACCGAAGTCGGCGAACGCGGCCTGAAACTTTCTGGCGGCGAAAAGCAACGCGTCGGTATCGCCCGCGTCATCCTCGCTGACCCGGCTGTTCTCGTCCTCGATGAAGCGACTTCCGCTCTCGACAGCGCAACCGAGGCAGCTGTGCAGGATGCGCTCGATGAAGCGTCGCGCGGGCGCACAACGCTGATGGTCGCGCACCGCTTGTCGACCGTGCAGAACGCCGACGAAATCGTCGTTCTCGAGCAAGGACGAATACTGGAGCGCGGAACGCACGGCGAACTTTTGCGCTCTGATGGCAAGTATGCACAAATGTGGGCGCATCAGGTTGCGAGGGATCGCCTCGCAACTGCCGCCGAATAA
- a CDS encoding TIGR00730 family Rossman fold protein — protein MAKLKSICVYCGSSDDVRPGYLTLARNLGRALADQDLKLVYGGGGVGLMGACARAAHEAGGEVLGIMPKFLLQKERVFDEVEHRIVDDMHTRKQMMFDESDAFIVLPGGIGTLEEAVEMLSWARLGLHAKPMAFLDEDGFWAPFFELMNHIIDGKFTPESFRSALVHESTPELAISALRDRVVAIS, from the coding sequence ATGGCGAAGCTGAAATCAATCTGTGTCTATTGCGGGTCATCTGACGATGTACGCCCCGGCTATCTGACCCTTGCCCGCAATCTTGGCCGCGCGCTTGCGGATCAGGACCTGAAGCTGGTCTATGGCGGCGGCGGTGTCGGCCTGATGGGCGCTTGCGCGCGCGCTGCCCACGAAGCTGGCGGCGAAGTGCTGGGCATCATGCCGAAATTCCTGCTTCAGAAGGAACGCGTCTTCGATGAAGTCGAACACCGCATCGTCGATGACATGCACACGCGCAAGCAGATGATGTTCGACGAGTCAGACGCTTTCATCGTGCTGCCCGGCGGCATCGGTACGCTGGAAGAGGCTGTCGAGATGCTGAGCTGGGCGCGCCTTGGCCTTCACGCAAAGCCAATGGCCTTCCTCGATGAGGACGGTTTCTGGGCCCCGTTCTTCGAGCTGATGAACCACATCATTGATGGCAAGTTCACGCCTGAAAGCTTCCGCAGCGCACTGGTGCACGAGAGCACGCCAGAGCTTGCGATTTCTGCCCTGCGCGACCGGGTTGTAGCGATTTCCTGA
- the gltX gene encoding glutamate--tRNA ligase — protein MTAPVVRFAPSPTGKLHVGNVRTALINWLFAKGQTGGEQGKFILRIDDTDTERSTQAYEDGLKADLTWLGLVWDDTFNQSKRFDQYDAASDKLRGMGLLYACYETADELDRKRKIALSRGRPPVYDRSALNLTDEDKAKLEAEGRKPHWRFKLSGDRVEWNDLVRGPQSIDTSSVSDPVLIREDGSYLYTLPSVVDDIDAKITHVVRGEDHVTNSGAQIEIFKALGGTAPDMAHTPLLVDAEGGAFSKRLGSLSMDTLEARGILPMAILSLLAKLGTSDNIEVRSDLATLAAEFDFSKIGRAPAKFDEKDLLALNAVLVHDLSFEAVRADLERIAPDAANEAFWLAVRENCETVHDAKPFADIAYGTISSVIDDEDADFIAEARNRLPEGELTSESWKAWTTELKEATGRKGKGLFMPLRKALTGQEHGPDMSVIFPLIGREAAERRLSRA, from the coding sequence ATGACCGCACCTGTCGTCCGTTTCGCGCCTTCGCCAACTGGCAAGCTTCATGTCGGCAATGTCCGCACAGCCCTCATCAACTGGCTCTTTGCTAAGGGGCAGACGGGAGGAGAGCAGGGTAAGTTCATCCTTCGTATCGATGACACCGATACCGAACGCTCGACGCAGGCCTATGAAGATGGCCTCAAGGCTGATCTGACCTGGCTCGGCCTCGTCTGGGATGACACGTTCAACCAGTCCAAACGGTTCGACCAGTACGATGCAGCTTCCGACAAGCTGCGCGGCATGGGCCTCCTCTATGCGTGCTATGAGACCGCTGACGAGCTTGACCGCAAGCGCAAGATCGCGCTCTCACGCGGCCGCCCGCCGGTCTATGATAGATCGGCGCTGAACCTCACGGATGAGGACAAGGCGAAGCTGGAAGCCGAAGGCCGGAAGCCGCACTGGCGCTTCAAGCTGTCCGGTGACCGCGTTGAATGGAATGACCTCGTTCGCGGTCCGCAAAGCATCGACACGTCCAGCGTTTCTGATCCGGTTCTGATCCGCGAGGACGGCTCGTATCTCTACACGCTGCCATCCGTTGTCGATGACATCGACGCCAAGATCACCCACGTCGTGCGCGGCGAGGACCACGTCACCAATTCGGGCGCCCAGATCGAAATCTTCAAGGCGCTTGGCGGTACCGCGCCCGATATGGCGCACACCCCGCTTCTGGTCGATGCAGAAGGCGGCGCATTCTCCAAGCGCCTCGGTTCGCTCAGCATGGACACGCTCGAGGCACGCGGCATCCTGCCGATGGCGATCCTGTCACTGCTCGCCAAGCTCGGCACCAGCGACAATATCGAAGTGCGCAGTGATCTGGCGACGCTCGCGGCAGAGTTCGACTTCTCGAAAATCGGCCGCGCACCCGCTAAGTTTGACGAGAAGGACCTTCTCGCCCTGAACGCGGTCCTCGTACACGACCTGTCATTCGAAGCGGTTCGCGCAGACCTTGAGCGCATCGCGCCTGATGCGGCCAACGAAGCCTTCTGGCTGGCCGTCCGCGAGAATTGTGAGACCGTTCACGACGCAAAGCCATTCGCTGACATCGCCTATGGCACGATTTCATCAGTCATTGATGACGAGGACGCCGACTTCATCGCAGAGGCGCGCAATCGCCTTCCGGAAGGTGAGCTCACCAGTGAAAGCTGGAAGGCTTGGACGACGGAGCTGAAAGAGGCGACCGGCCGCAAAGGCAAGGGGCTCTTCATGCCGCTTCGCAAGGCACTGACCGGTCAGGAGCACGGCCCGGATATGTCAGTAATTTTCCCGCTGATCGGGCGCGAGGCAGCCGAACGCCGGCTTTCCCGCGCCTGA